The proteins below are encoded in one region of Pomacea canaliculata isolate SZHN2017 linkage group LG7, ASM307304v1, whole genome shotgun sequence:
- the LOC112568229 gene encoding signal recognition particle receptor subunit alpha-like, whose product MLDFFTIFSKGGIVLWCFQGTSQLFTPSINALVKTVILQQRTGSNSFNHESLTLKYKLDNEFELVFVVAYQKILQLSYVDKFLNDIQLEFRDKYKDDLSHGNLSRNFDFTETFQRMLRVQEDESKQEAKAPKAMRTFEESQKSKKTVSSMIENKKDEKKAVKVKDNKNSKSANSPAPGQKPPAVEVTSSPGNGTIKDGEMDEETLRKNRELLFARGKKKPVVSKSPEPNKKTKSARVWELNGKNSGSLDFSNADTEATQNGMLEDKKSMPTKAELELVNTMSGQLKDIETDSSEEEDDDEEVEEEKAPIPKQKASKSSGGFGMFSMFKNLVGSKTLSKEDLAPVLEKMKDHLIAKNVAADISSKLCESVAAKIEGKVLGTFGSVTATVKAALQESCMQILEPQRRVDILRDAMEARQQRRPFVIAFCGVNGVGKSTNLAKVCFWLIENGFRVLIAACDTFRAGAVEQLRTHVRKLNALHPPEKHNGQQMVQLYEKGYGKDAAGIAMEAINYARDCHIDICLVDTAGRMQDNEPLMRALAKLIKVNQPDLVLFVGEALVGNEAVDQLTKFNQALADHSNMTQPRLIDGIILTKFDTIDDKVGAAISMTYTTGQPIVFVGTGQTYTDIRNLNARAVVSALLKA is encoded by the exons ATGTTGGACTTTTTCACCATATTTAGCAAAGGAGGAATTGTTTTGTGGTGTTTTCAAGGGACATCACAACTATTCACTCCGTCGATAAATGCCTTAGTGAAAACAGTTATTCTTCAG caACGGACAGGAAGTAATTCCTTCAATCATGAGTCACTAACTTTAAAATACAAGCTGGATAATGAATTTGAGCTTGTTTTTGTG GTTGCCTATCAGAAGATTTTACAGCTATCATATGTAGACAAGTTTTTGAATGATATTCAGCTGGAATTTCGAGACAAATACAAAGATGACCTTTCTCATGGAAACCTGTCCCGCAATTTTGACTTCACAGAGACATTTCAGAGAATGCTACGTGTGCAAGAAGATGAGAGCAAGCAGGAAGCAAAAGCACCAAA AGCAATGAGAACATTTGAAGAATCACAGAAATCAAAGAAGACTGTTTCAtctatgattgaaaataaaaaggacgAAAAGAAAGCAGTTAAagtgaaagacaataaaaattcaaaat CTGCAAACTCTCCAGCTCCAGGGCAGAAACCCCCTGCTGTAGAAGTTACATCATCTCCAGGAAATGGAACCATCAAAGATGGAGAGATGGATGAAGAAACATTACGCAAAAACAGGGAACTTTTATTTGCTCGTGGAAAGAAGAAACCTGTAGTTTC CAAAAGCCCAGAAcctaacaaaaaaacaaagagtgCTCGTGTATGGGAACTAAATGGCAAAAACTCAGGAAGCTTGGACTTTAGCAATGCAGACACCGAAGCTACACAGAATGGGATGCTAGAAGACAAGAAGAGTATGCCTACAAAAGCAGAG CTAGAGTTGGTGAATACGATGTCTGGCCAGCTGAAAGACATAGAGACAGACAGCagtgaggaggaggatgacgacgaGGAAGTAGAGGAAGAAAAGGCACCGATTCCAAAGCAGAAAGCAAG TAAATCATCAGGAGGGTTTGGGATGTTCAGCATGTTCAAAAATCTTGTTGGTTCGAAGACTCTGTCAAAAGAAGATCTGGCCCCAGTTCTTGAAAAGATGAAGGACCATCTCATTG CTAAAAATGTAGCAGCTGACATCTCTTCTAAGCTGTGCGAATCTGTGGCAGCCAAAATTGAAGGAAAAGTGTTGGGGACATTTGGAA GTGTGACTGCTACAGTGAAGGCAGCATTGCAGGAGTCCTGCATGCAGATCCTGGAGCCTCAGCGCCGTGTGGACATCTTGCGCGACGCCATGGAGGCTCGGCAGCAGCGCCGACCTTTTGTCATTGCTTTCTGTGGTGTTAACGGTGTTGGCAAGTCTACCAACTTGGCTAAA gTTTGCTTTTGGCTGATAGAAAATGGCTTTCGTGTGCTGATAGCAGCATGTGACACATTCCGTGCTGGGGCAGTTGAGCAGCTGCGTACTCACGTGCGCAAATTGAATGCCTTGCACCCCCCAGAGAAACACAATGGCCAACAGATGGTACAGCTGTATGAGAAGGGCTATGGCAAGGATGCTGCTGGCATTGCTATGGAGGCTATTAACTATG CCAGAGATTGTCATATCGATATTTGCCTTGTGGACACAGCTGGACGGATGCAAGACAATGAGCCATTAATGCGTGCTCTGGCCAAATTGATTAAGGTCAACCAGCCTGACCTGGTGTTGTTTGTGGGAGAAGCCCTTGTGGGCAACGAGGCAGTCGACCAGCTGACTAAATTCAACCAGGCTTTGGCTGACCACTCCAACATGACTCAGCCCCGCTTGATTGATGGAATCATTCTGACCAAGTTTGACACCATTGATGACAAG GTTGGAGCAGCTATTTCCATGACATACACCACTGGTCAGCCCATTGTCTTTGTTGGAACAGGCCAGACCTACACAGACATTCGCAACCTCAATGCTCGTGCTGTTGTCAGTGCTTTGCTTAAAGCTTGA
- the LOC112569441 gene encoding unhealthy ribosome biogenesis protein 2 homolog isoform X2, whose product MAKCVPSGVYGRLKDQAASILEKLKLAYDVWFAKSDVLPNKHQIIIDTVVGFLLNKKKKFELTQEEEKQVWNNLYEFLSSKNLDECGKYGSTLLIKPSLAQVILDYLEMCITEWESVEKHGRETLSSVIGCCRVIIGTSSLSYVLTSRPEVLIALTGSLCQLWHLGQVSENSESEVSVLLSEQCKHLWYHLRCHPNQAQMLKVVTEKLLLPVVHLVHDVKTITRLNKFKVCVESLQEFVVNTVFHEDHERLVKTFLDVVTKHQDTSQIPRLIDNFFTKILSCLKEKDIPAKSKSSDTKAALHFLPVIFQHASRKWKKYPQQCFQLLCFFLTSLGMPEEGQVEKIMDDHVATVSHLLSLVHDCGIYNVVADKIGGEVQLKYFRHVLQVLLQTDKHEDVCKCMLTFLQLNHLILEPYMLKVLDHCCSIHIQEQGRNKSYNLDVFMSELISTYSQLHQTPKWMNFILAYNDSNPRAVPMLFSLQTFSNRYGQVMCSLPYSTALDMWTKFVEQIHTHVQGFLNENEASSAKLWGSTLLFHEFISHVRLFDASVTGKAVEKIQALQKELEEKIILPCKKLIIQKGKDELACRSCLLLAYCLGNVKVMLMQYKTSRADPDQFLVKENDLPFSLKPHELLKVKKSLDEDVVLHYLADLLTVQKLQAFEEVETMCLAKKPEVQSFLTFFKETTSCTDFSQTWNGSIATINNGNYLLATFFHVAQKVPFLLPIMLLENCDDLSKFLVDIFSKPIICSPTKEGRHTLRSTAQMLLCNSAAAESRQLLSVLICTLWKEMCTEFSPPGSESHKKKRTVPSKHQTVLCSLGESDILWSEHSESRVQSVGQLVNAVLECEDVQPIVLSVSQKTCCRFCIAYLWPIYLQAHNCSAFWDCLHC is encoded by the exons ATGGCGAAGTGTGTTCCAT CTGGTGTTTACGGTCGTCTTAAAGACCAGGCAGCCAGTATTTTAGAGAAGCTTAAATTGGCATATGACGTTTGGTTTGCCAAGTCTGATGTCCTTCCTAACAAGCACCAGATCATCATTGACACAGTAGTTGGTTTTCTCctaaacaagaagaagaa ATTTGAGCTaacacaagaagaagaaaaacaagtttggaACAACTTATATGAGTTCCTTAGTAGTAAAAACCTTGATGAATGTGGAAAATATGGTAGCACACTCCTCATTAAACCATCGCTGGCTCAG GTCATTTTGGATTACCTGGAAATGTGTATCACAGAATGGGAGTCAGTAGAGAAACATGGAAGAGAAACCCTCTCCTCTGTTATTGGCTGTTGTCGTGTAATCATTGGAACCTCATCTCTCAGCTATGTCCTGACCTCAAGACCAGAAGTGCTT ATTGCCCTAACAGGATCTCTTTGTCAGCTATGGCACTTAGGACAAGTTTCTGAAAATTCAGAATCTGAAGTCTCAGTCCTTTTGTCTGAACAGTGTAAACATTTATGGTACCATCTCCGCTGTCATCCCAATCAGGCTCAG ATGTTGAAAGTAGTGACAGAAAAGTTGCTGCTTCCAGTGGTACACCTAGTGCATGATGTCAAGACAATTACAAGACTCAACAAATTCAAAGTCTGTGTTGAGAGTCTCCAGGAATTTGTTGTCAACACGGTATTTCATGA AGACCATGAGAGGCTGgtgaaaacatttcttgatGTTGTCACAAAACATCAAGACACATCACAAATTCCTCGGCTTATTGATAACTTCTTCACAAAAATACTgtcttgtttaaaagaaaag GATATTCCAGCAAAGTCTAAATCTTCAGACACAAAAGctgctcttcattttcttcctgtcATTTTTCAACATGCATCAAGAAAATGGAA GAAATATCCACAGCAGTGTTTCCAGCTATTATGCTTTTTCTTAACATCTCTTGGAATGCCAGAAGAAGGACAAGTTGAGAAAATTATGGATGATCATGTTGCAACAGTTTCTCACCTCCTTTCATTAGTACACGACTGTGGCATCTATAATGTTGTAGCTGACAAAATTGGAGGAGAAGTGCAGCTGAAATATTTTAGACATGTTCTACAAGTTCTTCTACAAACTGACAA ACATGAAGATGTGTGCAAGTGCATGTTGACATTTCTTCAGCTGAACCACCTGATCCTGGAGCCCTACATGCTCAAAGTGCTTGATCATTGCTGTTCTATACACATTCAG gAACAAGGCCGCAATAAGAGTTATAACCTAGATGTTTTTATGTCAGAGCTTATATCTACATATTCCCAACTTCATCAAACTCCAAAGTGGATGAATTTTATCTTGGCATATAATGATTCAAATCCTCGAGCAGTTCCAATGTTGTTTTCTCTGCAAACATTCAGTAACAG atatGGACAAGTCATGTGTTCACTCCCTTATTCAACAGCCTTAGACATGTGGACTAAATTTGTTGAACAAATTCATACACACGTCCAGGGTTTTCTAAATGAAAATG AAGCTTCTTCAGCCAAGCTGTGGGGAAGTACTTTGCTCTTTCATGAGTTTATCAGTCACGTCAGATTGTTTGATGCCAGTGTGACCGGAAAAGCAGTGGAAAAGATCCAGGCTCTGCAGAAAGAGctagaagaaaaaattattttgccttgtaaaaaattaattattcagAAAGGAAAG GATGAACTTGCATGCAGGTCGTGTTTACTTCTTGCCTACTGCTTGGGAAATGTTAAGGTAATGTTGATGCAGTACAAGACAAGCAGAGCTGATCCAGATCAGTTTTTGGTGAAGGAAAATGACTTGCCCTTTTCTTTGAAACCACATGAGTTGTTGAAAGTGAAAAAGTCTCTGGATGAAGATGTTGTCCTGCATTATCTTGCT GACCTTCTTACTGTTCAGAAATTGCAAGCTTTTGAGGAAGTGGAGACAATGTGTTTGGCCAAAAAGCCAGAAGTACAAagttttctgactttttttaagGAAACAACTAGTTGTACAGACTTTTCCCAGACTTGGAATGGCAGT ATAGCCACAATCAACAATGGCAATTATTTACTGGCAACATTCTTCCATGTAGCACAGAAAGTTCCCTTTCTTCTACCCATCATGCTTCTTGAAAATTGTGATGATCTGTCAAAATTCTTGGtggatattttttcaaaacctaTCATTTGCAGCCCAACAAAAGAAGGAAG acaCACACTTAGGAGCACAGCACAGATGCTTTTGTGCAACTCAGCTGCAGCAGAGAGCAGGCAATTGCTTTCAGTCTTAATCTGCACTTTGTGGAAAGAGATGTGCACAGAGTTTTCTCCTCCAGGAAG TGAAagccacaaaaagaaaaggactgTTCCTTCTAAGCATCAAACAGTTCTTTGTAGTCTTGGAGAAAGTGACATCCTTTGGAGTGAGCATTCAGAGAG TCGTGTGCAGTCAGTTGGGCAGTTGGTGAATGCAGTGCTGGAGTGCGAGGATGTGCAACCAATAGTTTTGTCAGTGTCACAGAAAACTTGCTGCAG attcTGCATTGCGTACCTCTGGCCTATTTACCTCCAGGCTCACAACTGCAGTGCATTTTGGGATTGCTTACACTGCTGA
- the LOC112569441 gene encoding unhealthy ribosome biogenesis protein 2 homolog isoform X1, translating into MAKCVPSGVYGRLKDQAASILEKLKLAYDVWFAKSDVLPNKHQIIIDTVVGFLLNKKKKFELTQEEEKQVWNNLYEFLSSKNLDECGKYGSTLLIKPSLAQVILDYLEMCITEWESVEKHGRETLSSVIGCCRVIIGTSSLSYVLTSRPEVLIALTGSLCQLWHLGQVSENSESEVSVLLSEQCKHLWYHLRCHPNQAQMLKVVTEKLLLPVVHLVHDVKTITRLNKFKVCVESLQEFVVNTVFHEDHERLVKTFLDVVTKHQDTSQIPRLIDNFFTKILSCLKEKDIPAKSKSSDTKAALHFLPVIFQHASRKWKKYPQQCFQLLCFFLTSLGMPEEGQVEKIMDDHVATVSHLLSLVHDCGIYNVVADKIGGEVQLKYFRHVLQVLLQTDKHEDVCKCMLTFLQLNHLILEPYMLKVLDHCCSIHIQEQGRNKSYNLDVFMSELISTYSQLHQTPKWMNFILAYNDSNPRAVPMLFSLQTFSNRYGQVMCSLPYSTALDMWTKFVEQIHTHVQGFLNENEASSAKLWGSTLLFHEFISHVRLFDASVTGKAVEKIQALQKELEEKIILPCKKLIIQKGKDELACRSCLLLAYCLGNVKVMLMQYKTSRADPDQFLVKENDLPFSLKPHELLKVKKSLDEDVVLHYLADLLTVQKLQAFEEVETMCLAKKPEVQSFLTFFKETTSCTDFSQTWNGSIATINNGNYLLATFFHVAQKVPFLLPIMLLENCDDLSKFLVDIFSKPIICSPTKEGRHTLRSTAQMLLCNSAAAESRQLLSVLICTLWKEMCTEFSPPGSSESHKKKRTVPSKHQTVLCSLGESDILWSEHSESRVQSVGQLVNAVLECEDVQPIVLSVSQKTCCRFCIAYLWPIYLQAHNCSAFWDCLHC; encoded by the exons ATGGCGAAGTGTGTTCCAT CTGGTGTTTACGGTCGTCTTAAAGACCAGGCAGCCAGTATTTTAGAGAAGCTTAAATTGGCATATGACGTTTGGTTTGCCAAGTCTGATGTCCTTCCTAACAAGCACCAGATCATCATTGACACAGTAGTTGGTTTTCTCctaaacaagaagaagaa ATTTGAGCTaacacaagaagaagaaaaacaagtttggaACAACTTATATGAGTTCCTTAGTAGTAAAAACCTTGATGAATGTGGAAAATATGGTAGCACACTCCTCATTAAACCATCGCTGGCTCAG GTCATTTTGGATTACCTGGAAATGTGTATCACAGAATGGGAGTCAGTAGAGAAACATGGAAGAGAAACCCTCTCCTCTGTTATTGGCTGTTGTCGTGTAATCATTGGAACCTCATCTCTCAGCTATGTCCTGACCTCAAGACCAGAAGTGCTT ATTGCCCTAACAGGATCTCTTTGTCAGCTATGGCACTTAGGACAAGTTTCTGAAAATTCAGAATCTGAAGTCTCAGTCCTTTTGTCTGAACAGTGTAAACATTTATGGTACCATCTCCGCTGTCATCCCAATCAGGCTCAG ATGTTGAAAGTAGTGACAGAAAAGTTGCTGCTTCCAGTGGTACACCTAGTGCATGATGTCAAGACAATTACAAGACTCAACAAATTCAAAGTCTGTGTTGAGAGTCTCCAGGAATTTGTTGTCAACACGGTATTTCATGA AGACCATGAGAGGCTGgtgaaaacatttcttgatGTTGTCACAAAACATCAAGACACATCACAAATTCCTCGGCTTATTGATAACTTCTTCACAAAAATACTgtcttgtttaaaagaaaag GATATTCCAGCAAAGTCTAAATCTTCAGACACAAAAGctgctcttcattttcttcctgtcATTTTTCAACATGCATCAAGAAAATGGAA GAAATATCCACAGCAGTGTTTCCAGCTATTATGCTTTTTCTTAACATCTCTTGGAATGCCAGAAGAAGGACAAGTTGAGAAAATTATGGATGATCATGTTGCAACAGTTTCTCACCTCCTTTCATTAGTACACGACTGTGGCATCTATAATGTTGTAGCTGACAAAATTGGAGGAGAAGTGCAGCTGAAATATTTTAGACATGTTCTACAAGTTCTTCTACAAACTGACAA ACATGAAGATGTGTGCAAGTGCATGTTGACATTTCTTCAGCTGAACCACCTGATCCTGGAGCCCTACATGCTCAAAGTGCTTGATCATTGCTGTTCTATACACATTCAG gAACAAGGCCGCAATAAGAGTTATAACCTAGATGTTTTTATGTCAGAGCTTATATCTACATATTCCCAACTTCATCAAACTCCAAAGTGGATGAATTTTATCTTGGCATATAATGATTCAAATCCTCGAGCAGTTCCAATGTTGTTTTCTCTGCAAACATTCAGTAACAG atatGGACAAGTCATGTGTTCACTCCCTTATTCAACAGCCTTAGACATGTGGACTAAATTTGTTGAACAAATTCATACACACGTCCAGGGTTTTCTAAATGAAAATG AAGCTTCTTCAGCCAAGCTGTGGGGAAGTACTTTGCTCTTTCATGAGTTTATCAGTCACGTCAGATTGTTTGATGCCAGTGTGACCGGAAAAGCAGTGGAAAAGATCCAGGCTCTGCAGAAAGAGctagaagaaaaaattattttgccttgtaaaaaattaattattcagAAAGGAAAG GATGAACTTGCATGCAGGTCGTGTTTACTTCTTGCCTACTGCTTGGGAAATGTTAAGGTAATGTTGATGCAGTACAAGACAAGCAGAGCTGATCCAGATCAGTTTTTGGTGAAGGAAAATGACTTGCCCTTTTCTTTGAAACCACATGAGTTGTTGAAAGTGAAAAAGTCTCTGGATGAAGATGTTGTCCTGCATTATCTTGCT GACCTTCTTACTGTTCAGAAATTGCAAGCTTTTGAGGAAGTGGAGACAATGTGTTTGGCCAAAAAGCCAGAAGTACAAagttttctgactttttttaagGAAACAACTAGTTGTACAGACTTTTCCCAGACTTGGAATGGCAGT ATAGCCACAATCAACAATGGCAATTATTTACTGGCAACATTCTTCCATGTAGCACAGAAAGTTCCCTTTCTTCTACCCATCATGCTTCTTGAAAATTGTGATGATCTGTCAAAATTCTTGGtggatattttttcaaaacctaTCATTTGCAGCCCAACAAAAGAAGGAAG acaCACACTTAGGAGCACAGCACAGATGCTTTTGTGCAACTCAGCTGCAGCAGAGAGCAGGCAATTGCTTTCAGTCTTAATCTGCACTTTGTGGAAAGAGATGTGCACAGAGTTTTCTCCTCCAGGAAG TAGTGAAagccacaaaaagaaaaggactgTTCCTTCTAAGCATCAAACAGTTCTTTGTAGTCTTGGAGAAAGTGACATCCTTTGGAGTGAGCATTCAGAGAG TCGTGTGCAGTCAGTTGGGCAGTTGGTGAATGCAGTGCTGGAGTGCGAGGATGTGCAACCAATAGTTTTGTCAGTGTCACAGAAAACTTGCTGCAG attcTGCATTGCGTACCTCTGGCCTATTTACCTCCAGGCTCACAACTGCAGTGCATTTTGGGATTGCTTACACTGCTGA